In Rhizorhabdus phycosphaerae, the genomic stretch CCGCGGGCAGCCTTGGCGCGAACTCGTCATGGATCACGCCACCTCGTTGTTCAGCTCGGTCGGCCAGCAACCATCGCTCGTCATCGAGTTCGTCGAGGCGCGCTGGGGGATCGAGGTCGAACTCGAATCAGTCGACGGCTTTCTCGGCGCACTGAAGGCCCGGGGCTTCACCGCGCGCGAGGCGATGGACCTGTACCGCGCCATGGCGAAGGTCGTGCTCGGCGCGGCTGTGGCAGCAGGGCATTTCGCGGCGCTTGCCGCACGCGGCACGAATCAGGCGCGCGAGTTGAAGAGCGCGCTGGAAAGCTGGGATGAGGAGGAACTGCCGCACCTCCGTGCTGCGGCGGACGATTATGCTGACGAGGCAGCCGCCACGGCGTGGAAGCCGATCCTCGAAGCTGTGATGGAGCAGATGGCAGGCCATCATCCCTGACACGGCACCTTCGATCAGGTTGCCGCCCAGTCGAGGTTATGATAATCCGGTTCCGTAAATCGGAGCCGACTTGATGGATATGGAAACGACGATCGAACCCGACGAGCGGCGCACCGCCTTTGGTCGCCGTCCCTCCCGCGTGCCGGTCGAACGCGACAAGGACGGTACCTGGCACATCCGCAGCTTCGCCGCGGCACGCAAGCTGCTGCGCAGCGACGCGACCAAACAGGCTGGGTTCAAGGCGGAGCTGCTCGAACGCTTGCCCGAGAAGGGCAAGATTCCGATCCTGTTCCTGGAAGGCAAAACCCACCGTGAACAGCGCCGGC encodes the following:
- a CDS encoding TetR/AcrR family transcriptional regulator; translated protein: MDIKSDSPPARPAGRPRRLTLDRLLDTAIEMGLPDLNMKELAANLGVGIATLYRYVDNREALIRLAVGRQAIRALPIDRGQPWRELVMDHATSLFSSVGQQPSLVIEFVEARWGIEVELESVDGFLGALKARGFTAREAMDLYRAMAKVVLGAAVAAGHFAALAARGTNQARELKSALESWDEEELPHLRAAADDYADEAAATAWKPILEAVMEQMAGHHP